From the Marivivens sp. LCG002 genome, the window GGGTGACTTTCGCAGAAACGGTGGTGTGATCGACAAAGATCGTGCCTTTGGCCATCGTCGCAAAGGCACCCTCCTTGCCAAGACAGACCGAGCGAAGATCATCATCGTTTCCGACACAGGAAAAGACGATCTCGGCCCCTTTGGCGGCCTCTGACGGAGTCGCCGCAAATGCGCCGCCGTGCTGCTTGGCCCATGCCTCTGCTTTGGAAGTGGTGCGATTATAGACCGTCACCTCGTGCCCTTTGGCCGCCAAGTGGCCTGCCATCGGGTATCCCATCACTCCAAGACCCAGAAACGCTACTTTTGCCATGGGTTCCCCCCTCGCTTTCTTTTTAACTATCGTTTAGCCAGTCGTAACCAGACCCGCTTAGAGGGTAAAGTAGTCCTTGGGAGATACTTTAACAGATGGCATTTATCTTTCGCTGGCTCATGCGGATAAGCTCTGCACTTGTCCTTCTTGCGGTCGCACTGTTTCTACTGGCTTATTATTTTGCCTCGCGGTCTCTTCCGGAATTCAACGCCGAAACCACGGTGGCGGGCATTTCCGCACCTGTCGAGATCGTGCGCGACAACTCCAACGTTCCGCATATTTTCGGCGATACCGACGCCGACGTCTTTTTCGGCATGGGATATGCCCATGCACAGGACAGGCTTTGGCAGATGACGCTTTTGCGGCGCACGGTCCAAGGGCGTCTGTCCGAACTTTTTGGCGAGCGGACGGTCAAGATCGACACACTTCTACGTCGGTTCGATCTTTATAACCTTGCCGTGTCTTCGGTTGACGCACAGGACGCAGAAACACGCGCCGCACTCGAAGCTTATGCCGCTGGCGTCAATGCGTGGCTGGGCGAAGTGAACAAGGGCGCATTGGGTCGCGGTGCGCCTGAAATGTGGCTCTTCAATCATCCGATTGCGCCGTGGCAACCAGCCGACTCTATCGCGATCATCAAGCTCATGGCGCTTGACCTCAACGGGCAAATCTCGGCCGAAGTGCTGCGCGCGCGCACGTCGCTCATGCTGCCTGCGGACCGCGTTCAGGACATTCTCCCCGATGCGCCGGGTGAAGGGATCGCCGCGCTGCCCCAATATGCCGAACTTGTGCGCGATGTCCCAAAATATGCTGCAAACACACGGCAGCCCGACGATCCTCTGTCGCCTGTGTCGAGCTTTGCGCTTGCTGGGGCATCGAATGCGTTTGTCGCCGGACCGACCCGCTCCGCCACGGGATCGACGATCCTCGCCAATGACCCGCATCTCAAGCTCACCGCGCCGTCGGTCTGGTATCTGGCGCGGCTCGAGATCGAAACTGGCGGCGTGATCGGGGCGACGATCCCGGGTGTGCCGTTCATCCTTTCGGGACGGAGCAGCAACGTCGGCTGGGGCATCACGTCGGCCTATGTCGATGATCTCGATGTCTATCTCGAGGAATTGAACCCCGATAACCCCAACCAATACCGTACGCCGAGCGGCTGGAAGGATTTCGAGCGGCGTGAAAGCATTGTCGCCATCAAGGATGCACCTGCCCTGACCATCGACCTTCTTTGGACGGAAAACGGGCCTGTGCTCCCTCCCGATCAATACGATCTCGGCACGATCCGCCCTGCTTTGCATGTGACTTCGGTCAACTGGACCGCACTTGATCCCGCCGACACATCGCTGAGCGCTGCCTACGGGATTATGAAAGCGCGCAATGTCCAAGGCGCGATCACGGCGGCAGAGGATTATGTCGCCCCAGCGATGAACCTGATGCTGGCCGACCGCAATTCGATTGCAATGCAGACCATGGGCGCCCTGCCCGAGCGCGACGTGAACCATCAAAGCAAGGGCCGCTTGCCCACTTATGGATATCTGGCCGAGAACCGCTGGAAGGGTGTCTTCCCTTATGACATCAATCCGCGATACCTCGACCCCGAAGGCGGGATCATCGGCAACACCAACAACAAGACAATCGACCGCGAATTTCCCTATCACGTGACCTATGACTGGGGCGACACCCAGCGCATCAACCGTTGGCGCCGCCTCATGCAAAGCCGCGAGGTTCACACCCGCGAAAGCTTTATCGAGGCGCAGCTTGATACCGTCTCATTTACCGCGCGTGCTCTCCTTCCACTGATCGGGGCCGATCTGTGGTTTACGGGCGAAGCCGCGGCCGAAGGCAGCATCGAGCGCAAACGTCAGGACGCTTTGGAGCTGCTTGCCGAATGGAACGGCGAAATGAACGAGCACCAGCCCGAACCGCTCATCTATGCGGCATGGGTGCGCGAGCTGCAGGACCGTTTGATCCGTGACGATCTCGGACCGCTTGCGGACGAGTTCACCCATGTCGAGCCGCTTTTCATCGAGCGTGTCTATCGCGACATCAGTGGGGCGAGTGCATGGTGTGATGTGGTGCAATCGGCACCGCAGGAAACCTGCACCGATATTGCGCGTGCCGCATTGGATGATGCGATTGTCTGGATATCCGAGACCTATGGCCCCGACCTTCAATCCCTGCGCTGGGGCGATGCGCATATGGCGACCCAGGATCATACGGTTCTCGGGACGACACGCGTCTTGAACTGGTTCGTGAACATCCGCCAATCAACGTCGGGGGGCGACAATACGATGATGCGTGGCCGCACCAAAGGCACAGGCGCACAGCCCTTCCAGAACGTGCATGCTGCGGGCTATCGCGGGGTCTATGATTTTGCCGATCCCGACAGTTCGGTCTTTATCATCTCGACTGGGCAATCGGGGCACCCGCTCTCGCGGTATTATGACGATCAGGGCGAGTTGTGGCGACGCGGCGAATATATCCCGATGTCGCTTGATCCCGCTCTGGCGCGAGCGGCGGCGGTGGGTATCACGCATCTTCTTCCCGAATAACAAAAAGCCCCGCCATCGAGCGGGGCTTTTCATTGAAACGGCATGGGTTCAAAGGCTTTGGAACTTGGCCTTTTGCACGAGGCTCCAAGTCAGGCGGATGTGGAACCCGTCTTCCTTTTGCTCTTCGGTTTCGATCACGCCCTCTTTGAAAAGCCAAGCGCGCCGTTTGCCGTCGCTATAGGGCACGATGATCGTTTCAGTGACCCGATCAGGACGCAGCTTGGCCGTCACAGCGGCCAAAAGATCCTCGATCCCTTCGCCCGTGATCGCAGAGATGGCGTGGAGCCCTTCGGTCCGACCTGCCTGAACCAGCATCGCATCGCGCGCCATGTCGTCCATTCGGTCGATCTTGTTCCAGACTTCAAGAATGGGCGCGGTATCCGAGACGCCGATCTTGCTCAGGATTTCCATCACATCCTTGGCCTGCTCTTCGGTTTGGCCGTGGCTGATGTCCCGCACATGCAGGATCAGATCGGCATCAAGCACTTCTTCGAGCGTCGCACGGAAAGCAGCCACAAGCTCGGTCGGAAGATCCGAGATAAAGCCCACAGTGTCCGAGAGAATGATTTCTTCGCCTTGGGGCAACTGGATGCGCCGCATGGTCGGATCAAGCGTAGCGAAAAGCATGTCCTTGGCAAAGACATCCGCGCCCGTCAGACGGTTGAAAAGCGTCGATTTGCCCGCGTTGGTATAGCCGACAAGCGCAACGATAGGAAAAGGCACCTTGG encodes:
- a CDS encoding penicillin acylase family protein; the encoded protein is MAFIFRWLMRISSALVLLAVALFLLAYYFASRSLPEFNAETTVAGISAPVEIVRDNSNVPHIFGDTDADVFFGMGYAHAQDRLWQMTLLRRTVQGRLSELFGERTVKIDTLLRRFDLYNLAVSSVDAQDAETRAALEAYAAGVNAWLGEVNKGALGRGAPEMWLFNHPIAPWQPADSIAIIKLMALDLNGQISAEVLRARTSLMLPADRVQDILPDAPGEGIAALPQYAELVRDVPKYAANTRQPDDPLSPVSSFALAGASNAFVAGPTRSATGSTILANDPHLKLTAPSVWYLARLEIETGGVIGATIPGVPFILSGRSSNVGWGITSAYVDDLDVYLEELNPDNPNQYRTPSGWKDFERRESIVAIKDAPALTIDLLWTENGPVLPPDQYDLGTIRPALHVTSVNWTALDPADTSLSAAYGIMKARNVQGAITAAEDYVAPAMNLMLADRNSIAMQTMGALPERDVNHQSKGRLPTYGYLAENRWKGVFPYDINPRYLDPEGGIIGNTNNKTIDREFPYHVTYDWGDTQRINRWRRLMQSREVHTRESFIEAQLDTVSFTARALLPLIGADLWFTGEAAAEGSIERKRQDALELLAEWNGEMNEHQPEPLIYAAWVRELQDRLIRDDLGPLADEFTHVEPLFIERVYRDISGASAWCDVVQSAPQETCTDIARAALDDAIVWISETYGPDLQSLRWGDAHMATQDHTVLGTTRVLNWFVNIRQSTSGGDNTMMRGRTKGTGAQPFQNVHAAGYRGVYDFADPDSSVFIISTGQSGHPLSRYYDDQGELWRRGEYIPMSLDPALARAAAVGITHLLPE
- the hflX gene encoding GTPase HflX, translated to METDRPATRAWVLHPDIKADRNRRAAGPALEEAVSLSAALPELEVIGSEIVPLPKVQPGHLFGSGKIEELKARFKENEIELVLVDGHVSPVQQRNLEKDWDVKLLDRTGLILEIFSDRARTREGVLQVEMAALSYQRTRLVRAWTHLERQRGGLGFVGGPGETQIEADRRAIDDQLVRLRRQLDKVVRTRTLHRAARAKVPFPIVALVGYTNAGKSTLFNRLTGADVFAKDMLFATLDPTMRRIQLPQGEEIILSDTVGFISDLPTELVAAFRATLEEVLDADLILHVRDISHGQTEEQAKDVMEILSKIGVSDTAPILEVWNKIDRMDDMARDAMLVQAGRTEGLHAISAITGEGIEDLLAAVTAKLRPDRVTETIIVPYSDGKRRAWLFKEGVIETEEQKEDGFHIRLTWSLVQKAKFQSL